A genomic window from Aethina tumida isolate Nest 87 chromosome 4, icAetTumi1.1, whole genome shotgun sequence includes:
- the LOC109596804 gene encoding uncharacterized protein LOC109596804 isoform X4 has translation MPMSGHIVNAATTAPQQNQPPAPLVGNKRRPPNTNNRAGGARANNCSVTGSGVQTQQQQIDEPVVPKQFNAQHQRNLMHQQQQQRNQPRPATAPRMNQANYIILPPSPNRPQQQRPLPDYIPSSQIQQIIDTTPISKEYSDSIRMLVLLANGEQRLITFTLPKEACTIQEILEQVNVPFQHDTRIQVSEVNSNGINYIVCVGDVSHFPTQDEQADTEDSQQVVPHNPQATDHQPVVEQPKPPMPEPVKEVPKYIPGKLALCKMCGYLSEDFNKCTRCNRKLPEDVKAIPNKLMNGRVSETKTPEKKLPVKVSANNAGVPGQGPQKQLGSNKKKPAKPKTIDHETVCLVSSDEENDTKSPLKTVGEHVLSKLGSSISISPISKEPSVKDIQKHVLNKFNASPSDSSCFYSMNLECRTVRIGSYRFVPNDKVLIESTGITIQTPHPGTGENKTIKIPQSDIVRVLVNFNKGMPVVFYYLTPSVGSAVREVLNMDKVTERYFDPLSDKDESHKRITLLPEEFTEEEKTILQKIYSTPVSIIDELSPREANEILVKTCPKDLNKSQMNLSALTEVKQLFEYPPEGKGRLTINTEDYICLASDQFLNDVIIDFYLKYLVNNLPNKQQEKVHVFSTFFYKRLTTKPMRASRKCQPAELDNNLTAAQKRHARVKNWTKNVNLFEKDFVIVPINENAHWFLAIICFPGMDGCHTFDGQPYKLEPKTPRKKKGTTVKEKPPTIVCEDPEASDKDEAEGDDSDMDSDDAESDTSTPPSQNVTSPTVTVAPNVTPTKPKIERPPIKQGKIERPPIMQPCILIFDSLAGSSRSRVVATLRDYLTWEYKAKMNKERIFNKDIIKGSNVKVPQQNNFTDCGLYVLQYVEQFFKDPIVDYNIPIKQLKDWFEEIVVTRKREEISELIKNLMVEYDRDIDLLPKIKFPTINGKVIERLPEDEIENEEDMFEDSSFEEEEMDSGENPNPDTTTQEANIPVVVRTLKPDKQGENFNASVISAVNQDINEFPRPTSDKSTLNYLKAKRISRHKVEGPDPKKTKNE, from the exons atgcCGATGTCCGGTCATATTGTCAATGCGGCTACGACCGCTCCGCAACAAAATCAACCGCCTGCTCCGTTAGTGGGCAACAAACGTCGTCCACCTAATACGAACAATCGTGCGGGAGGTGCGAGAGCTAACAACTGTTCAGTGACAGGAAG TGGTGTGCAaacacaacaacaacaaattgaCGAACCGGTCGTGCCGAAACAGTTTAACGCCCAACACCAGAGGAATCTGATGCATCAACAGCAACAGCAAAGGAACCAGCCGAGGCCGGCCACTGCTCCAAGGATGAACCAGGCGAATTATATTATCCTGCCGCCGAGTCCCAACAGGCCTCAACAACAGAGACCCCTGCCCGACTACATTCCATCGAGTCAAATTCAGCAAATCATTG ataCTACCCCCATTAGCAAAGAATACTCTGACTCCATTCGTATGTTAGTACTATTGGCTAACGGCGAACAGCGGCTGATAACTTTCACCTTACCCAAGGAAGCTTGCACCATTCAGGAAATCTTGGAGCAGGTTAACGTCCCGTTTCAGCATGACACGCGCATCCAAGTATCCGAAGTGAATTCCAATGGCATTAATTACATCGTGTGCGTAGGAGATGTGTCACACTTCCCCACTCag GATGAGCAAGCGGACACTGAAGATTCACAACAAGTTGTGCCGCATAATCCGCAAGCAACCGATCATCAGCCCGTGGTAGAACAGCCGAAACCGCCGATGCCAGAACCGGTGAAAGAGGTGCCTAAGTATATTCCTGGTAAACTAGCGTTGTGCAAAATGTGCGGATACTTGTCGGAGGACTTCAATAAGTGTACGCGGTGCAATCGTAAACTTCCAGAAGATGTGAAAGCGATCCCGAACAAGTTGATGAACGGCCGAGTCAGCGAGACGAAGACGCCCGAGAAAAAGTTGCCTGTTAAGGTTTCGGCCAACAATGCGG GTGTGCCAGGACAAGGACCACAAAAACAACTGGGATCTAACAAAAAGAAACCTGCTAAGCCGAAGACTATTGATCACGAAACCGTTTGTCTGGTTAGTTCTGATGAGGAGAATGACACTAAATCGCCGTTAAAGACT GTTGGAGAACATGTTCTCTCTAAACTCGGATCATCAATTAGCATAAGTCCAATATCAAAGGAACCCTCCGTGAAAGATATTCAAAagcatgttttaaataaatttaacg CATCCCCCAGTGACTCGTCCTGCTTTTATTCTATGAACCTGGAATGCAGAACAGTTCGGATTGGCTCTTACAGATTCGTTCCCAACGATAAG GTATTAATTGAATCAACAGGTATCACAATACAGACTCCGCATCCGGGAACtggtgaaaataaaacaatcaaaataCCCCAGTCGGATATCGTGCGAGTTTTGGTTAACTTCAATAAAGGCATGCCTGTTGTCTTTTACTACTTAACGCCCAGCGTCGGTAGTGCGGTGAGAGAGGTTTTAAACATGGATAAAGTGACTGAACGTTACTTTGACCCGTTATCTGATAAAGATGAGTCTCACAAACGCATTACTCTGCTACCCGAAGAGTTTACCGAggaagaaaaaacaattctaCAAAAGATATATTCCACACCTGTCAGCATCATAGATGAGCTATCACCTAGAGAGGCCAATGAAATTCTCGTGAAAACTTGTCCTAAGGATCTGAACAAATCTCAAATGAACTTGAG TGCTCTGACTGAggtgaaacaattatttgaatatcccCCAGAAGGAAAAGGTCGGTTAACAATCAACACTGAGGACTACATTTGTCTGGCTTCGgatcaatttttgaatgacgttataattgatttttatttaaaataccttGTTAACAACCTACCAAACAAACAACAGGAAAAAGTGCATgtattttctacatttttttataagagaTTGACTACTAAACCAATGAGGGCTTCTAg aaaatgtcAACCAGCTGAATTGGACAACAACTTAACAGCAGCACAAAAGAGGCATGCGCGAGTGAAAAATTGGACGAAAAACGTCAACCTTTTTGAGAAAGATTTCGTAATAGTACCAATCAATGAAAATGCCCATTGGTTTTTGGCGATCATCTGTTTTCCGGGTATGGACGGTTGCCACACTTTCGACGGTCAACCGTACAAACTTGAGCCAAAGACGCCCCGAAAAA agAAAGGAACAACAGTGAAAGAAAAACCCCCAACCATTGTTTGCGAAGACCCAGAAGCTTCGGATAAAGATGAGGCTGAAGGCGATGATAGCGACATGGACTCCGATGATGCCGAATCGGACACGTCCACTCCACCTTCTCAAAACGTAACAAGTCCCACTGTAACCGTTGCGCCCAATGTGACACCTACCAAACCTAAAATTGAAAGACCTCCAATTAAACA GGGGAAAATTGAGAGGCCCCCTATTATGCA gccctgtattttaatatttgattcgtTGGCTGGAAGTAGTCGAAGTAGAGTAGTAGCAACACTAAGAGACTATCTAACGTGGGAATACAAAGCAAAGATGAATAAGGagagaatttttaacaaagatataataaaaggATCGAATGTTAAGGTTcctcaacaaaataattttacagattgtGGATTGTATGTTTTGCAATATgtagaacaattttttaag GATCCAATTGTAGattataatattccaattaaGCAATTAAAAGATTGGTTTGAAGAAATTGTTGTGACAAGGAAGCGGGAAGAAATTTcggagttaattaaaaatttaatggtagAATACGACCGTGACATAGATTTGCTTCCGAAAATAAAATTCCCGACGATAAATGGCAAGGTCATAGAGCGGCTCCCTGAAGATGAAATTGAGAATGAGGAAGATATGTTTGAAGATTCATCATTTGAAGAAGAGGAAATGGACTCTGGAGAAAATCCCAATCCAGACACAACTACACAGGAAGCAAACATTCCAGTAGTTGTAAGGACACTTAAACCTGACAAGCAGGGGGAGAACTTTAATGCCAGTGTGATAAGTGCCGTAAATCAGGATATAAATGAGTTCCCTAGACCAACTTCTGATAAGAGTacgttaaattatttgaaggcCAAACGTATATCTAGGCATAAAGTAGAAGGACCTGATCctaaaaagacaaaaaatgaataa